A part of Deltaproteobacteria bacterium genomic DNA contains:
- a CDS encoding carbamoyl-phosphate synthase large subunit, translating to MPKRTDLKKIMLIGSGPIVIGQACEFDYSGTQAVKALKEEGYQVVLVNSNPATIMTDPELADRTYVEPIEPETVSKILARERPDALLPTLGGQTGLNTAVAVAEAGILDRYGVELIGASLDVIRKAESRELFRQAMNNIGLKVPRSGIARNSRDVEKWAGRLDFPIIVRPAFTLGGTGGGVAYNREDLDQIAANGLAASLTHEVMLEESLLGWKEFELEVMRDKNDNCVIICSIENLDPMGVHTGDSITVAPAQTLTDQEYQNLRDASLAIMREIGVETGGSNVQFAVNPADGEVMVIEMNPRVSRSSALASKATGFPIAKIAAKLAVGYTLDELSNDITRETMASFEPAIDYCVVKIPRFTFEKFPGSKDVLTTSMKSVGETMAIGRTFKEALQKGVRSLETGMPGMGKHFGPITKSIDDLLAAMRTPHSNRLYQIRQALIAGASVEQIFEATAIDPWFVRQIQDIIRTENELKAFGLTETLSTDDPRFVGLLRRAKECGFSDRQLGTVWRRKEGDIRALRKQLGIRPVYKLVDTCAAEFEAYTPYFYSTYDQENESRPNEKKKVVILGGGPNRIGQGIEFDYCCVHASYALREMGIESIMVNSNPETVSTDYDTSDRLYFEPLTLEDVLSILEEEKPDGVIVQFGGQTPLNLAVPLLREGVNILGTSPDSIDRAEDRDRFQALIRKLGILQPDCGIAHSVDQALEIAERITYPVVVRPSYVLGGRAMEIVYDDDDLRAYFQEAVIVSPEHPILVDKFLENATEVDVDALSDGEEVYVAGIMEHIEEAGIHSGDSACVLPPHGLPAAIVETIGEQTVALARELNVIGLMNVQFAVRDGLVYVLEVNPRASRTVPFVSKATGVPLAKLATRVIMGAKIKDLDPWSMRKGGYYAVKEAVLPFNRFPGTDTILGPEMRSTGEVMGLDVSYGLAFLKSQLAGGQRLPESGTVFLSVNDRDKPLAVDPAKMFVECGLKIMATRGTAEYLSRHGVPSTMVNKVYEGRPNVIDHIKNKDIDLVINTSSGKRTIRDSSSLRQAAVVYGLPYTTTIAAARAMAWALKRKKDRVVEVRCLQEYYQ from the coding sequence ATGCCAAAACGCACCGATCTCAAGAAGATAATGCTCATCGGATCCGGCCCCATAGTCATCGGTCAAGCTTGCGAGTTCGATTATTCCGGGACCCAGGCCGTCAAGGCGCTCAAGGAGGAAGGATACCAGGTCGTCCTGGTCAATTCGAATCCCGCCACGATCATGACTGACCCTGAATTGGCTGACCGGACCTACGTCGAGCCCATTGAGCCGGAAACCGTGAGCAAGATTCTGGCCCGGGAAAGACCGGACGCCCTCCTTCCGACCCTGGGTGGGCAAACCGGACTCAACACCGCCGTGGCCGTGGCGGAGGCTGGTATTCTTGATCGCTACGGCGTTGAACTCATCGGAGCGTCTCTGGACGTGATCCGCAAGGCTGAGAGTAGGGAGCTGTTCCGTCAGGCCATGAACAATATAGGGCTGAAGGTGCCCCGCAGCGGTATCGCCAGGAACTCTCGTGATGTAGAAAAATGGGCTGGGCGCCTCGATTTCCCCATCATTGTCCGCCCAGCCTTCACCCTGGGAGGCACAGGGGGTGGAGTAGCCTACAACAGGGAGGATCTGGACCAGATCGCGGCTAACGGCCTGGCCGCCAGCCTGACTCATGAGGTCATGCTCGAAGAGTCCCTGCTCGGCTGGAAAGAGTTCGAGCTCGAGGTCATGCGGGACAAAAATGACAACTGTGTCATCATTTGTTCCATCGAAAACCTGGACCCCATGGGAGTTCACACCGGTGATTCCATCACGGTGGCCCCTGCTCAAACCCTGACGGACCAAGAGTACCAGAATCTCAGAGATGCATCCTTGGCCATCATGCGGGAAATCGGGGTCGAGACGGGTGGCTCCAACGTCCAGTTCGCCGTCAACCCGGCGGATGGGGAGGTCATGGTCATTGAGATGAATCCCAGGGTCTCCCGATCCTCGGCCTTGGCCTCCAAGGCCACGGGATTTCCCATAGCCAAGATCGCGGCCAAACTCGCAGTTGGATACACATTGGACGAACTGTCCAATGATATTACCCGGGAGACCATGGCATCCTTCGAGCCGGCAATCGACTACTGCGTGGTCAAGATTCCCAGGTTCACCTTCGAGAAATTTCCGGGTTCCAAGGACGTGCTGACGACGTCCATGAAGAGCGTCGGCGAGACCATGGCCATTGGTCGGACTTTTAAGGAAGCCCTTCAAAAGGGGGTCCGGTCGCTGGAAACAGGTATGCCGGGTATGGGAAAGCACTTTGGACCGATCACCAAATCGATCGACGATCTGCTGGCCGCAATGCGCACCCCCCACTCGAATCGGCTCTATCAGATTCGCCAGGCTTTGATTGCTGGCGCCAGTGTCGAGCAGATTTTTGAGGCCACGGCCATTGACCCCTGGTTCGTCAGGCAGATTCAAGACATCATCCGAACAGAGAACGAACTGAAGGCCTTCGGTCTGACTGAGACTCTGTCCACCGACGACCCACGCTTCGTCGGTTTGTTGAGAAGGGCCAAGGAGTGCGGGTTCTCAGACCGACAGCTGGGCACCGTCTGGCGACGAAAGGAGGGAGATATCAGGGCCTTGCGTAAACAGCTTGGCATCAGGCCAGTCTACAAGCTCGTGGACACCTGCGCGGCTGAATTCGAGGCGTACACGCCATATTTTTACTCGACCTACGACCAGGAAAACGAAAGCCGTCCCAACGAGAAGAAAAAGGTCGTCATTTTGGGAGGGGGGCCTAACAGGATCGGGCAAGGTATCGAATTCGACTATTGCTGTGTCCATGCGTCGTACGCATTGCGGGAAATGGGCATCGAATCCATTATGGTCAATTCTAACCCGGAGACGGTGAGTACAGACTACGATACTTCGGACAGGCTGTACTTCGAGCCACTGACCCTGGAGGACGTTCTATCCATTTTGGAAGAAGAGAAGCCCGACGGAGTCATCGTTCAATTCGGGGGACAGACCCCTCTCAACTTGGCCGTGCCCCTGCTTCGGGAGGGGGTCAACATCCTTGGGACTTCCCCGGACAGTATCGACCGGGCCGAGGACCGCGATCGTTTCCAGGCCTTGATCCGCAAGCTGGGCATCCTTCAACCGGATTGCGGTATAGCCCATTCCGTGGACCAGGCCTTGGAGATCGCTGAACGGATCACCTATCCTGTGGTGGTCAGACCCTCCTACGTGCTTGGCGGCAGGGCCATGGAAATCGTCTACGACGACGACGATCTCAGGGCTTATTTTCAGGAGGCAGTCATCGTCTCTCCGGAGCACCCGATCCTTGTCGATAAGTTTTTGGAAAACGCCACAGAGGTGGATGTGGACGCTCTTTCGGACGGTGAAGAGGTATACGTTGCCGGGATCATGGAGCATATCGAAGAGGCTGGCATCCATTCCGGGGATTCAGCATGTGTCTTGCCTCCGCATGGACTACCAGCGGCCATTGTCGAGACCATTGGCGAGCAGACCGTGGCCCTGGCCAGGGAACTGAACGTGATCGGGCTGATGAATGTTCAGTTCGCGGTCAGGGACGGACTGGTGTACGTTTTGGAGGTTAACCCCAGAGCTTCGAGGACCGTCCCTTTCGTCAGCAAGGCCACAGGCGTTCCTTTAGCCAAGCTGGCCACTAGGGTGATCATGGGGGCAAAGATCAAGGATCTCGATCCATGGTCCATGCGCAAGGGGGGATACTACGCGGTCAAGGAGGCCGTATTGCCGTTCAATCGTTTTCCGGGCACGGACACTATCCTCGGCCCCGAGATGCGGTCGACGGGGGAGGTTATGGGCCTGGACGTCTCCTATGGATTGGCTTTTCTGAAGAGCCAGTTGGCTGGGGGTCAGCGTCTGCCTGAAAGCGGTACGGTTTTCTTGTCCGTCAACGACAGGGACAAACCCCTGGCCGTGGACCCGGCCAAAATGTTTGTGGAGTGCGGTCTGAAGATTATGGCCACGAGAGGAACCGCCGAATATCTGAGCCGACACGGAGTGCCGTCTACCATGGTCAACAAGGTTTACGAGGGCCGTCCAAACGTTATCGACCACATCAAGAACAAGGACATTGACCTAGTCATTAACACCTCTTCCGGGAAGCGAACCATACGTGACTCTTCGTCCCTGCGTCAGGCCGCCGTCGTGTACGGGCTTCCGTACACGACGACCATAGCAGCGGCCAGGGCCATGGCCTGGGCCTTGAAACGCAAAAAAGATCGGGTCGTCGAGGTTCGATGCCTGCAGGAATACTATCAGTGA
- a CDS encoding amidophosphoribosyltransferase, producing MIREYCGLFAICGHPEAARMTYFGLYALQHRGQESAGIVTWDGAKLREQRGMGLVADVFKENHLGHQLKGSTAIGHVRYSTTGASLIRNAQPFLVRFRNIHMAIGHNGNLVNALELRHELEKTGTIFQTTMDSEVIMHLIAKAMNGKSLEEAVMEACRQIKGAFSLVLLADDKLIALRDPWGFRPLTLGRLKDSYVLASETCAFDLLEAEYLRCLRPGEMLVLHDGRMTSYQYAEPARSSACVFELIYFARPDSLVFDQEVYMARKRMGATLARENPVDVDYVMPFPDSGVYAAVGYAQESGLPFEMSMIRNHYVGRTFIQPSQDMRDFGVRVKLNPVKSMIRGKRVLIIEDSIVRGTTIKTRIKKLRELGARELHMRVCCPPIRHPCFYGIDFSSKGELIAANHSVADIARYIGLDSLHYLSIPGLLAAVGRDEQEKQSFCLACFNADYPVPTEGHKGKMCLED from the coding sequence ATGATCAGGGAGTATTGTGGTCTGTTCGCCATTTGCGGACATCCGGAAGCGGCCCGGATGACCTATTTCGGACTCTACGCCCTGCAGCACCGGGGACAGGAGAGTGCCGGGATCGTCACCTGGGACGGGGCTAAGCTCCGGGAGCAGCGGGGGATGGGATTGGTGGCGGACGTGTTCAAGGAGAATCACCTTGGGCATCAACTCAAGGGAAGCACGGCCATCGGCCATGTCCGCTACTCCACCACCGGGGCATCCTTGATCCGGAATGCCCAGCCGTTCCTTGTCAGATTTAGAAATATACACATGGCCATTGGCCACAACGGCAATCTCGTCAACGCTTTGGAGCTGAGGCACGAGCTGGAAAAGACCGGAACGATTTTCCAGACCACCATGGACAGCGAGGTGATCATGCACTTGATCGCCAAGGCCATGAACGGCAAGTCTTTGGAGGAGGCCGTCATGGAGGCCTGCAGGCAGATCAAGGGAGCCTTCAGTCTGGTTCTGCTGGCCGATGACAAGCTCATCGCCTTGCGCGACCCATGGGGGTTCAGGCCCTTGACGCTGGGGCGGCTGAAAGATTCGTATGTCTTGGCATCAGAGACATGTGCCTTCGATCTTTTGGAGGCCGAATATCTGCGCTGTCTTCGGCCCGGGGAGATGCTAGTTTTGCATGATGGGCGGATGACCAGCTACCAGTATGCTGAGCCGGCAAGGTCCAGCGCCTGTGTGTTCGAGCTAATCTATTTTGCTCGGCCGGATTCCCTGGTCTTCGACCAGGAAGTCTACATGGCCCGCAAGCGCATGGGTGCGACCTTGGCCAGGGAAAATCCGGTCGACGTCGACTATGTCATGCCCTTTCCCGATTCCGGAGTCTACGCGGCCGTCGGCTATGCCCAGGAGTCGGGTCTTCCCTTTGAGATGAGCATGATCCGGAACCACTATGTCGGGAGGACCTTTATCCAGCCTTCACAAGACATGAGGGACTTTGGAGTCAGGGTTAAACTCAATCCGGTCAAGAGCATGATCAGGGGGAAACGAGTGCTGATCATCGAGGATTCCATTGTCCGCGGCACGACCATCAAGACCAGAATCAAGAAATTGCGGGAGCTGGGGGCGAGGGAGCTGCATATGCGGGTGTGTTGCCCTCCCATCCGCCATCCATGTTTCTACGGAATCGATTTTTCCTCCAAGGGTGAACTGATCGCGGCCAATCACAGCGTGGCCGACATCGCCAGATATATCGGACTCGATTCCCTGCACTATCTCAGCATTCCCGGACTTCTCGCGGCTGTCGGTCGGGACGAACAAGAGAAGCAATCCTTTTGCCTTGCCTGCTTCAATGCTGACTATCCGGTTCCGACAGAAGGGCACAAGGGGAAGATGTGTCTCGAAGACTAG
- a CDS encoding KpsF/GutQ family sugar-phosphate isomerase has protein sequence MSRRLAEGDFTLSPEEWIENGRRVLDIEVEGLRAVRDALDDSFARALEIMAGCRGRVVVCGIGKSGLVGRKIAATLSSTGTAAYFLHPVEGAHGDMGMLRPEDVCLAISYSGETDELNAILPTLRSLGIQVVGITGVSDSTMASLCDVVLTARVPREACPFGLAPTASTTAALALGDALAVSMISIKAFDVGDFRRNHPGGALGQRLARRIGDLMHKDGLPVVHPDRSLEEALTILNHGGLGAVLVADEDVRLQGIVTDGDIRRLVCSGGLQLERPVGEVMIRNPLTGEEGESSARILDVMESRTITVLPIVDKEGHVRGLVHIHDLLGKGRFRFSG, from the coding sequence GTGTCTCGAAGACTAGCTGAGGGTGATTTTACCCTAAGCCCCGAGGAATGGATTGAAAACGGCAGGAGGGTGTTGGACATCGAGGTCGAGGGCTTGCGTGCCGTTAGGGACGCCCTGGACGACTCGTTTGCTCGCGCACTGGAGATCATGGCCGGGTGCAGGGGCCGGGTCGTGGTCTGCGGCATAGGCAAGTCCGGACTCGTAGGCAGAAAAATTGCGGCCACATTGAGCAGTACCGGCACTGCAGCGTATTTTCTTCATCCGGTTGAAGGGGCCCATGGAGATATGGGCATGCTCAGGCCCGAAGATGTCTGCCTGGCTATTTCCTACAGCGGAGAGACCGACGAACTGAACGCCATCCTTCCGACCCTGCGGTCGTTGGGAATTCAGGTCGTCGGCATCACAGGTGTCTCGGATTCGACCATGGCCTCCCTCTGCGACGTGGTACTTACGGCCCGGGTGCCCAGGGAGGCCTGTCCGTTTGGCCTTGCGCCCACGGCCAGTACCACCGCCGCCTTGGCCCTGGGCGATGCCTTGGCTGTAAGCATGATTTCCATCAAGGCCTTCGACGTTGGAGATTTTCGGCGCAACCACCCGGGTGGAGCCTTGGGGCAGCGTCTGGCCAGACGGATAGGGGACCTCATGCATAAGGATGGGTTGCCCGTGGTCCATCCCGACCGGAGTTTAGAAGAGGCCTTGACGATTTTGAATCACGGAGGGCTTGGGGCGGTTCTAGTGGCGGACGAGGATGTTCGGCTTCAAGGAATCGTCACGGATGGTGACATCCGAAGACTGGTCTGCTCCGGCGGTCTTCAACTCGAGAGACCGGTCGGGGAGGTGATGATCCGTAATCCCCTGACTGGGGAGGAGGGGGAGAGTTCGGCTCGTATCCTGGATGTCATGGAATCTCGGACCATCACCGTTCTGCCCATTGTCGACAAGGAGGGGCACGTCCGGGGCCTCGTCCACATTCATGATCTTCTTGGCAAGGGAAGATTTCGTTTTTCCGGCTGA
- a CDS encoding PBP1A family penicillin-binding protein → MKTFLKIISVLILLGCVAAVAGAVGLYFWAARDLPSFRKITDYSPPLVTTVWTGDGEVLGYFHREKRFLVSLDIISRNVPKAFLAAEDSGFYIHEGVDIPGIVRAALKNFLAGEIVQGGSTITQQVIKSLLLTPERSYSRKLKEVILAYRLERYLSKDEILTIYLNQIYFGAGAYGIEAAAREYFAVHASDLTLAQAALLAGLPKAPSSYNPYRNAELALTRQRYVLGRLLELRWIEQDEFDQAIQEELVFKSMADPSWSQGAYYLEEVRRRLVALFGEDEVYTGGLNVYTGARLTHLLAGESALREGLQASSKRRGWKGAVDHLEPGRWEAFLETEEVHPDSLAEGEWFKVLVTGVDEKGADVRLGSLKGRIATETLGWARNPDPSKATENVPSIKDARKVLVVGDVVWASIAGRQIKEGQPWPLALEQEPEVEGALVSIDPRTGEVVSLVGGYDFFRSQFNRTTQARRQPGSGFKPIVYSAAIDKGHTAASVLLDAPLVYASEDLNATWRPSNFEGVFYGPTLLHTALVKSRNLVTIRLAESIGIGTIIERAKALGLDADFPRDLSVSLGSASVTPLNLAEAFTAFARDGTRISSRTILRVDDGWGREIFRASDEAVSAISPQTAFIITSILQEVVQSGTGWRAKSLGRPIAGKTGTTNDERDAWFIGFTPYLLTVVYVGFDDMRPMGRYETGARAALPAWVQYRQVVEDNYPVEDFVKPPGIVMIKVDLENGLLAGPWSKETAFLPFKSGTEPTRASPRPGDADDLPGSGIDARQAAEEALLKQVF, encoded by the coding sequence ATGAAAACATTTCTCAAGATCATTTCTGTACTCATTCTCCTTGGATGTGTTGCTGCCGTGGCTGGAGCCGTGGGGCTCTACTTCTGGGCCGCCAGAGATTTGCCCAGTTTCCGGAAGATAACGGACTACTCTCCGCCTCTGGTTACAACAGTGTGGACAGGCGACGGAGAGGTTCTCGGGTATTTTCATCGGGAAAAACGTTTTCTCGTCTCTTTGGACATAATTTCAAGGAATGTACCCAAGGCCTTTCTGGCCGCCGAGGATAGCGGTTTCTACATCCACGAAGGAGTTGACATCCCAGGAATCGTCAGGGCGGCGCTCAAGAATTTTCTGGCCGGAGAAATCGTCCAAGGCGGTAGTACCATAACTCAGCAGGTCATCAAATCGCTCCTGTTGACTCCTGAGCGGAGTTATTCGAGAAAGTTGAAAGAGGTCATTCTGGCCTACAGGCTGGAGCGATACCTGTCCAAAGACGAAATTTTGACCATCTATCTCAATCAGATTTATTTTGGGGCTGGAGCCTACGGCATCGAAGCCGCAGCCAGGGAATACTTCGCCGTCCATGCCTCCGATCTGACTTTGGCCCAGGCGGCCTTGTTGGCCGGCCTTCCCAAGGCCCCGTCCAGCTACAACCCCTATCGAAATGCCGAATTGGCCCTGACCCGACAGAGATACGTTCTCGGACGTCTTCTGGAGCTGAGGTGGATTGAACAGGATGAGTTCGATCAAGCGATTCAGGAGGAACTTGTTTTTAAGAGCATGGCCGACCCTTCTTGGAGCCAAGGGGCCTATTACCTTGAGGAGGTTCGAAGAAGGCTTGTTGCTTTGTTCGGCGAGGATGAGGTCTATACGGGCGGGTTGAACGTGTACACTGGAGCCAGATTGACCCATCTCTTGGCGGGCGAATCCGCTTTGAGAGAGGGGCTACAGGCCTCATCCAAGCGCAGGGGCTGGAAGGGCGCGGTCGATCACCTGGAACCCGGCCGATGGGAGGCCTTTCTTGAGACCGAGGAAGTCCATCCCGACAGCCTGGCAGAAGGTGAATGGTTCAAGGTTCTCGTGACCGGAGTGGACGAAAAAGGGGCTGATGTTCGCTTGGGCTCCCTCAAGGGGCGGATAGCCACTGAAACTTTGGGCTGGGCCCGGAATCCCGATCCATCCAAGGCCACTGAAAACGTCCCGTCGATCAAAGATGCCAGAAAGGTTCTTGTCGTCGGAGACGTGGTCTGGGCCTCCATTGCCGGACGTCAGATCAAGGAGGGGCAGCCTTGGCCCCTGGCCCTTGAACAGGAGCCCGAAGTGGAGGGTGCCTTGGTTTCCATTGATCCGAGAACCGGCGAGGTTGTTTCCCTGGTCGGGGGGTATGATTTTTTTCGCAGCCAGTTCAACAGAACCACGCAGGCCCGCAGACAACCCGGTTCCGGGTTCAAGCCGATCGTCTATTCGGCCGCCATCGACAAAGGACATACGGCGGCCTCGGTCTTGCTGGACGCCCCCCTAGTCTACGCGAGTGAGGATTTGAACGCGACATGGAGACCGTCAAATTTCGAGGGGGTTTTTTATGGGCCGACCCTTTTACACACGGCTTTGGTCAAATCCAGGAATCTAGTCACTATCCGGTTGGCCGAGAGTATCGGCATCGGCACCATCATCGAACGGGCCAAGGCACTTGGCCTCGACGCCGACTTTCCAAGAGATTTATCGGTGAGCCTCGGTTCGGCGTCGGTTACTCCTCTCAATCTGGCCGAAGCCTTCACGGCCTTCGCCCGGGATGGGACCCGGATATCTTCGAGGACCATCCTTCGGGTCGATGATGGTTGGGGCAGGGAGATCTTTCGGGCTTCAGATGAAGCCGTTTCGGCCATAAGCCCTCAAACAGCCTTCATTATTACGAGTATTCTTCAAGAAGTGGTCCAGTCCGGAACCGGTTGGCGGGCCAAATCTCTCGGACGGCCTATCGCCGGCAAGACTGGGACCACGAATGACGAGCGGGATGCCTGGTTCATCGGGTTCACCCCGTACCTTTTGACCGTGGTTTATGTCGGTTTCGACGATATGCGGCCCATGGGCAGATACGAAACCGGGGCCAGGGCTGCTTTGCCTGCTTGGGTTCAGTATCGGCAGGTTGTCGAGGACAACTATCCGGTCGAGGATTTCGTCAAGCCTCCCGGCATCGTCATGATCAAGGTCGATCTCGAAAACGGTTTGTTGGCTGGCCCATGGTCCAAGGAAACGGCCTTTCTTCCTTTCAAATCCGGCACTGAGCCGACCAGGGCCAGTCCCCGCCCTGGTGATGCCGACGACTTACCAGGATCGGGGATCGACGCTAGGCAGGCGGCCGAAGAGGCCCTCCTGAAACAGGTGTTCTGA